In the genome of Opitutia bacterium KCR 482, one region contains:
- a CDS encoding glycosyltransferase family 39 protein, which translates to MDNIDGSSRKNFFKDIVLLAAAFSALYLGLAFMRPLASPDEGRYSEIPLEMVRNGDYVSPRLNDMVYFYKPPLFYWLQAASIKAFGVNRVSLRAPNSLVAVLGILATYCAARALYGRRAGVFSAIVAGTSVLYFALGEIITLDMAVSVFISAAMFSFIVALKRSGVWRGVLILSFFAMCALAVMTKGLIGVLIPCGAISLYALALGVLPFFKMLKVSDIWWCLAGAVLFSAIAVPWHVLAALANPPFETAEGIFSKNWEGQGFFWYYIIHEHFLRYLDPATSMRAAPWWLFFVLAPVGLIPWVVLLPQAVRDALKGGYGKLRRENPEMIFFAMWIFFVVAFFSTSSSKLPAYIVPIYPAFGVIIGVWLAKVWGNPKAYSTKAVKIIYVCLGYVAAVAPIVAYFVLEHKGKLMERAPDMLAVAVLMAAVLAACTTFVLSKIRRERAFWASMIATVFVLLFFFNPLGTFLQRESAQSLVEKIADIRRPDDTYVIAYHYNEFQDFPVWLGQTVYLIGTPPEEQKFGFMREREKNRPRFITDASQLASLLAKTSGNMYIAGMARDFDKIRSEMRVELEELARARNMALYRVVRK; encoded by the coding sequence ATGGACAATATCGACGGCTCTTCCCGCAAAAATTTTTTCAAAGACATCGTTCTTCTGGCGGCGGCGTTTTCCGCGCTCTACCTCGGTTTGGCGTTCATGCGTCCGCTTGCAAGCCCCGACGAGGGCAGGTACAGCGAAATTCCGCTCGAAATGGTGCGCAACGGCGACTACGTTTCGCCGCGCCTCAACGACATGGTTTATTTCTACAAGCCGCCGCTTTTCTACTGGCTTCAAGCGGCGTCGATTAAGGCGTTCGGCGTGAACCGGGTGTCGCTCCGCGCCCCCAACTCGCTCGTGGCGGTTTTGGGGATTCTGGCTACATACTGCGCCGCCCGCGCCCTCTACGGACGCCGTGCGGGCGTGTTTTCGGCGATTGTCGCGGGAACGAGCGTGCTCTATTTTGCGCTTGGCGAAATCATCACGCTCGACATGGCGGTTTCGGTGTTCATCTCCGCCGCGATGTTTTCATTCATAGTCGCATTGAAGCGTTCGGGCGTGTGGCGCGGCGTTCTGATTCTTTCGTTCTTTGCGATGTGCGCCCTTGCCGTCATGACGAAGGGGCTTATCGGCGTGCTGATTCCCTGCGGAGCGATTTCCCTCTACGCGCTCGCGCTGGGAGTGCTTCCGTTCTTCAAAATGCTGAAAGTATCCGACATTTGGTGGTGCTTGGCGGGCGCGGTCCTGTTTTCGGCGATTGCCGTTCCGTGGCACGTGTTGGCGGCTCTCGCAAACCCGCCCTTCGAAACCGCCGAGGGTATTTTCTCGAAAAATTGGGAGGGGCAGGGCTTTTTCTGGTACTACATAATCCATGAGCATTTTCTGCGCTATCTCGATCCCGCAACGAGCATGCGGGCAGCTCCCTGGTGGCTGTTTTTTGTGCTCGCGCCCGTGGGGCTTATTCCGTGGGTAGTGCTACTGCCGCAGGCGGTTCGTGATGCGCTCAAAGGCGGCTACGGAAAACTGCGCCGCGAAAATCCCGAAATGATTTTCTTTGCGATGTGGATATTTTTCGTCGTCGCGTTTTTCTCCACTTCAAGCTCGAAACTGCCCGCGTACATCGTCCCGATTTACCCCGCTTTCGGCGTGATAATCGGCGTGTGGCTGGCGAAGGTTTGGGGAAATCCGAAGGCGTATTCGACGAAAGCCGTAAAGATAATCTACGTCTGCCTCGGCTACGTCGCGGCGGTAGCTCCCATTGTCGCGTACTTCGTGCTCGAACACAAGGGCAAGCTTATGGAACGCGCCCCCGACATGCTTGCGGTAGCCGTTTTGATGGCGGCAGTGCTTGCCGCATGCACGACTTTCGTTTTGTCGAAAATCCGCCGCGAACGCGCGTTCTGGGCGTCGATGATTGCAACAGTATTCGTTTTGCTTTTCTTCTTCAACCCGCTCGGAACGTTTTTGCAGCGCGAGAGCGCGCAGTCGCTCGTCGAAAAAATCGCCGACATTCGCCGCCCCGACGACACCTACGTCATAGCCTACCACTACAACGAATTTCAGGACTTCCCCGTGTGGCTGGGGCAGACCGTGTACCTAATCGGCACTCCGCCCGAAGAGCAGAAATTCGGCTTCATGCGCGAGCGCGAAAAGAACCGCCCGCGCTTCATAACCGACGCTTCGCAGCTTGCGTCGCTTCTTGCGAAAACATCGGGCAACATGTATATTGCGGGCATGGCGCGGGACTTCGACAAAATACGCTCCGAAATGCGCGTCGAGCTTGAGGAGCTTGCGCGGGCGCGGAACATGGCACTGTACAGGGTGGTTAGAAAATAA
- a CDS encoding DUF374 domain-containing protein, whose amino-acid sequence MKEKNPDVYNPTLRHYLAVFPLFVLVRLLQFTVRLETSDDGARKMSAPEKLVGVAWHSRIFFLSMCKYYYRDKIPMNGLVSASRDGAYLCAFFRLMKIGAVRGSHKRRGAHAVMELVESVKNGADVFITPDGPRGPANRAKEGFLLVAKESGARILALKITPTRCWRIGKAWDKFIIPKPFSTAWVETLEFKNHAELERAAAERGTTPAKLVEDFLNSDNID is encoded by the coding sequence ATGAAAGAAAAAAATCCCGACGTATACAACCCGACACTGCGGCACTACCTCGCAGTGTTTCCGCTTTTCGTGCTCGTGAGGTTGCTCCAATTTACGGTAAGGCTCGAAACGTCGGACGACGGCGCGCGGAAAATGTCCGCGCCCGAAAAGCTCGTAGGGGTTGCGTGGCACAGCCGCATTTTCTTTCTGTCGATGTGCAAGTACTACTACCGCGACAAAATCCCCATGAACGGGCTAGTCAGCGCGAGCCGCGACGGCGCGTACCTTTGCGCGTTTTTCAGGCTGATGAAAATAGGCGCGGTGCGGGGCTCGCACAAGCGGCGCGGCGCGCACGCAGTGATGGAGCTTGTGGAGTCGGTAAAAAACGGCGCGGACGTTTTCATTACGCCCGACGGCCCGCGCGGTCCCGCTAACCGCGCAAAGGAGGGCTTTCTGCTTGTGGCAAAGGAAAGCGGTGCCCGCATTCTTGCGCTGAAAATCACGCCGACGCGCTGCTGGCGAATCGGGAAGGCGTGGGACAAATTCATAATCCCCAAACCGTTTTCGACGGCTTGGGTAGAGACGCTCGAATTCAAAAACCACGCCGAGCTTGAACGCGCCGCCGCAGAGCGCGGCACGACGCCCGCCAAGCTGGTTGAGGACTTTTTAAACTCCGACAATATCGACTGA
- a CDS encoding cob(I)yrinic acid a,c-diamide adenosyltransferase: MKISTKNGDGGKTKLVFMREVSKASPNVCAYGALDDCSATIGLARSFAPEETAKKLLRIQEKLVFLMTELATAREDFPKLAEKNIKTLGDSDLAELEAQIDAYEGGGNTFMGWTHSGENSLQASLDMARARCRNAEREIVKLAEADGLARDFPLRYVNRLSDLLYLMAQDAAAK, from the coding sequence ATGAAAATCTCGACAAAAAACGGCGACGGCGGCAAAACGAAACTCGTGTTCATGCGCGAAGTTTCGAAGGCGTCTCCGAACGTCTGCGCATACGGCGCGCTCGACGACTGCTCGGCTACAATCGGCTTGGCGCGGTCGTTCGCGCCCGAAGAGACAGCAAAAAAGCTCCTGCGCATTCAGGAAAAACTCGTGTTCCTGATGACGGAGCTTGCGACGGCAAGGGAGGACTTCCCCAAACTCGCCGAAAAGAACATCAAGACTCTCGGCGACTCCGACCTCGCCGAGCTCGAAGCGCAAATCGACGCCTACGAGGGCGGCGGCAACACGTTCATGGGCTGGACGCATTCGGGCGAAAACAGCTTGCAGGCGTCGCTCGACATGGCGCGGGCGCGGTGCAGAAACGCCGAGCGCGAAATCGTGAAACTCGCCGAAGCCGACGGTCTTGCGAGAGACTTCCCCCTGCGCTACGTCAACAGGCTTTCCGACCTGCTCTACCTCATGGCGCAGGACGCCGCCGCAAAATAA
- a CDS encoding DUF456 domain-containing protein, with protein sequence MENQIYIACWAGVVYIMLAVGAVGSFIPVVPGPLLAGLAVLCFKIFVPSAEISWWLAGAAVAVSVFAQLVDIFASWIGAKKFGATWRGVFGAFVGVFAGMLIPPPMLWIFIAPLFFALAFELFGGASWRDATRAGIGAFLGTVFASVFKFLSVVFLALWFSLEIGRIYF encoded by the coding sequence ATGGAAAACCAAATCTATATTGCGTGCTGGGCGGGCGTCGTTTACATAATGTTGGCGGTAGGCGCGGTGGGTTCGTTCATTCCCGTCGTTCCGGGGCCGCTCCTTGCGGGGCTTGCGGTTTTATGCTTCAAGATTTTCGTTCCGTCGGCGGAAATTTCTTGGTGGCTTGCGGGCGCAGCGGTTGCGGTTTCGGTTTTTGCGCAGCTTGTGGACATTTTTGCGTCGTGGATAGGCGCAAAGAAATTCGGGGCTACGTGGCGCGGCGTTTTCGGCGCGTTTGTCGGCGTGTTTGCGGGCATGCTGATTCCCCCGCCCATGCTTTGGATTTTCATTGCGCCGCTGTTTTTTGCGCTCGCGTTCGAGCTTTTCGGCGGGGCGTCTTGGCGCGACGCGACGCGCGCGGGCATCGGAGCGTTTCTGGGAACGGTGTTCGCGTCGGTCTTCAAGTTTTTGAGCGTGGTGTTCCTCGCGCTCTGGTTTTCGCTTGAAATCGGCAGAATATATTTTTAG
- the rpsT gene encoding 30S ribosomal protein S20 has translation MANNKSSKKDIRRTETRTLRNRKAASRIKTLAKNAAASTDLESLKKNGAALASAMDKAVKSGIVHPNKVARTKSRLAKAAAKLAK, from the coding sequence ATGGCAAACAACAAATCATCGAAAAAAGACATACGCAGAACCGAAACACGCACACTGCGCAATCGCAAGGCGGCAAGCCGCATCAAGACTTTGGCGAAGAACGCCGCGGCGAGCACCGACCTCGAATCCCTTAAAAAGAACGGAGCCGCGCTGGCTTCGGCTATGGACAAGGCCGTAAAAAGCGGCATCGTCCACCCCAACAAGGTAGCGCGCACGAAGAGCCGCCTCGCGAAGGCAGCCGCAAAGCTCGCCAAGTAG
- a CDS encoding VC0807 family protein — MDKVKKKENVWLNLGFNIAAPSVLLIKGKAIFGLFGLTPPDNADVLIFVLALAFPLAYGIWDLIRRRKWNVFSIIGMASVVLTGGIGLLKLSRECMILKETAVPLAIGVAVLATAFSKKPLAKMIMLNDSVVDVAKIDAAVEASGMRGKYEASLRTATFRVAASFLLSAALNFALASLIFKSPPGTEEFNAEVGRMTALSFPVIALPTMVVFVWAMCKFFSALTECTGLKLEDVVAKDS; from the coding sequence ATGGATAAGGTCAAAAAAAAGGAAAACGTGTGGCTGAACCTCGGCTTTAACATCGCCGCGCCGAGCGTTCTGCTGATTAAGGGCAAGGCGATTTTCGGGCTGTTCGGGCTGACTCCGCCCGACAACGCCGACGTGTTGATTTTCGTCCTCGCGCTGGCGTTCCCTCTCGCGTACGGAATTTGGGATTTAATCCGCCGCCGCAAGTGGAACGTGTTTTCGATTATAGGCATGGCGAGCGTTGTGCTCACGGGCGGAATAGGGCTGCTGAAACTTTCGCGCGAGTGCATGATTTTAAAGGAAACCGCCGTCCCCCTCGCGATAGGCGTGGCGGTATTGGCGACGGCGTTTTCGAAAAAGCCGCTCGCGAAAATGATTATGCTAAACGATTCCGTCGTGGACGTGGCGAAAATCGACGCGGCGGTCGAGGCGTCGGGCATGCGCGGAAAGTACGAGGCGTCTCTGCGCACTGCGACATTCCGCGTGGCGGCGTCTTTCCTGCTGAGCGCGGCGTTGAACTTCGCGCTGGCGTCGCTGATTTTCAAAAGCCCCCCGGGAACGGAGGAGTTCAACGCGGAGGTCGGCAGAATGACGGCGTTGTCGTTTCCAGTAATCGCGCTGCCTACGATGGTCGTGTTCGTCTGGGCTATGTGCAAATTCTTCTCGGCGTTGACCGAATGCACTGGGCTGAAACTTGAAGACGTGGTGGCGAAGGATTCTTGA
- a CDS encoding putative manganese-dependent inorganic diphosphatase: MEDITYIIGHKNPDVDSICSAIAYADFKLAIGQGGFLAARCGNSNARIDRVLKRFGAQLPPFVGDVRLRTKDIMKTDFIRMGMDSSCFSVMGAIDKNDLRSIPIVDGNSVLQGEVSVFDLGEFFIPHPNSARDVRRVSATLNDIIKTLNADVRCAFSADKTEEMFVRIGAMEVSTFGRVLDSEKSSPERNLIVVGDRFDIQIKAIQTGVRALIITGGYDIDPAVVEMARSRGVSVISCQYDSATTALLVRMATRALPMMRKPAAVVKSDCLLSKISARAKDFFGKTIYVCGDDGRLEGLFSNPDLLGISKQKLVLVDHNELSQAVTGADESDIVEIIDHHRLGVSPTRSPILFLNKPVGSTCTIISGMFRKSGVKMSERTAGLLCSGIVCDTLNLKSPTATDEDFAELEYLCGILKTDGGELADYIFGADSVILSLNPDDVIASDCKKYDEGGVAFSVSQIEELDFANFNAKKEEIRRALDAYRKENGLYFSALFVTNVMTQDSLLMVSGGDDMVAKINYVRDTERGVFELPKIVSRKKQLIPYLAALLRD; the protein is encoded by the coding sequence ATGGAAGACATCACTTACATCATCGGACACAAAAATCCCGACGTGGACTCAATCTGCTCGGCGATAGCATACGCCGACTTCAAGCTGGCGATAGGGCAGGGCGGTTTCCTCGCCGCGCGCTGCGGCAACTCGAACGCCCGCATAGACAGAGTGCTCAAACGCTTCGGGGCGCAGCTTCCGCCCTTTGTCGGCGACGTGCGCCTGCGCACGAAGGATATCATGAAAACCGATTTTATACGAATGGGCATGGATTCTTCGTGTTTTTCGGTAATGGGCGCGATAGACAAAAACGACCTGCGCTCGATTCCCATCGTAGACGGAAATTCGGTCTTGCAGGGCGAAGTTTCGGTGTTCGACTTGGGCGAATTTTTCATTCCGCACCCCAACTCCGCCCGCGATGTCAGGCGCGTCAGCGCGACCCTTAACGACATCATTAAAACTCTCAACGCCGACGTCCGCTGCGCGTTTTCCGCCGACAAGACAGAGGAGATGTTCGTGCGAATCGGCGCGATGGAAGTCTCGACTTTCGGCAGAGTGCTCGATTCCGAAAAATCAAGCCCCGAGCGCAACCTAATCGTCGTGGGCGACAGATTCGACATTCAAATTAAGGCGATTCAAACGGGGGTGCGCGCCCTCATCATCACGGGCGGCTACGACATCGACCCCGCTGTCGTCGAGATGGCGCGTTCGCGCGGCGTGAGCGTAATCTCGTGCCAGTACGACAGCGCGACCACCGCCCTGCTTGTCCGCATGGCGACCCGCGCGCTTCCTATGATGCGCAAGCCCGCGGCGGTCGTCAAAAGCGACTGCCTGCTCTCGAAAATCTCGGCGCGCGCAAAGGACTTTTTCGGCAAGACAATCTACGTCTGCGGCGACGACGGGCGGCTCGAAGGGCTTTTTTCGAACCCCGACCTGCTCGGAATATCCAAGCAGAAGCTCGTGCTCGTAGACCACAACGAGCTTTCGCAGGCGGTAACGGGCGCGGACGAGTCGGACATCGTGGAGATTATAGACCACCACAGGCTCGGCGTCTCTCCGACGCGCAGCCCGATTCTCTTCCTCAACAAACCCGTCGGCTCGACATGCACAATCATCAGCGGAATGTTCCGTAAAAGCGGCGTGAAAATGTCGGAGCGCACGGCGGGGCTTCTGTGTAGCGGCATTGTCTGCGACACCCTCAACCTCAAAAGCCCGACCGCGACAGATGAAGATTTCGCCGAGCTTGAATACCTCTGCGGCATCTTGAAAACCGACGGCGGCGAGCTTGCCGACTACATCTTCGGGGCGGACAGCGTCATACTTTCGCTCAATCCCGACGATGTTATCGCCAGCGACTGCAAAAAGTACGACGAGGGCGGCGTGGCGTTTTCGGTCTCGCAAATCGAGGAGCTTGACTTCGCGAACTTCAACGCAAAGAAGGAGGAAATCCGCCGCGCCCTCGACGCGTACCGCAAGGAAAACGGGCTGTATTTCTCCGCGCTGTTCGTAACGAACGTCATGACGCAGGACTCGCTTCTGATGGTAAGCGGCGGCGACGACATGGTGGCGAAAATCAACTATGTGCGCGACACCGAGCGCGGCGTCTTCGAGCTTCCGAAAATCGTAAGCCGCAAAAAACAGCTCATTCCCTACCTCGCCGCGCTTTTGCGCGACTGA
- the argS gene encoding arginine--tRNA ligase, which yields MNIWFHPSKAIEALLKDSAEKAGFEADFQPQVRPADPKFGDFQANGVLPYAKSRKQNPRAAAEKLVETLKSSPDFDESYIAVSIAGPGFVNFALTPKFLGAWLAKYRGEAELKSAASKFFDGKKMVIDYPSPNTAKQMHVGHLRPMVIGEAVKRLLKFCGADIITDNHVGDWGTNFGILIYGIKTNNYKLDAANENSLEELEHMYKLGSALVKESKEAADAAREELVKLQNGDPENVALWNEINKVSVVAFDRMYKRMGLTIDITLGESFYRDKVGRIYKELTETGIAEEDQGALVVFLRDHDRFKTQPFIIRKSDGASNYASTDLATLLYRVEHFGAEEVVYVTDGRQQDHFQQLFLTAKKWFGAKGYKLPDLRHVWFGTILGSDGKAIKTKSGEPIRLRALLDESVARAKSIVKEKNPDIDEAEADKIAETVGVAALRYADLVQNRTSDYVFSWDKLLAFEGNTAPYLLYAVARMHSIFRKVGVSPDADFEKDASPLETEQEIALARKMLALPAVFEQTLSELRPHYLCIYLYELAGVFSAFYNANKVIVDDKPTMAKRLVLCSRTLGILEAGLRLLGIEPLEKM from the coding sequence ATGAATATTTGGTTCCACCCGTCAAAAGCAATAGAAGCACTGCTGAAAGACTCCGCCGAAAAGGCGGGTTTTGAGGCGGATTTCCAGCCGCAGGTTCGCCCCGCAGACCCCAAATTCGGGGACTTTCAGGCAAACGGCGTCTTGCCCTACGCAAAGTCGCGCAAACAGAATCCGAGGGCGGCGGCTGAAAAGCTCGTCGAAACGCTGAAATCGTCGCCCGACTTCGACGAATCGTACATCGCAGTCTCGATTGCGGGGCCGGGGTTCGTAAACTTCGCGCTCACGCCCAAATTCCTCGGCGCGTGGCTCGCAAAATACAGGGGCGAAGCCGAACTTAAATCTGCGGCAAGCAAGTTTTTCGACGGCAAGAAAATGGTCATAGACTACCCCTCGCCGAACACCGCAAAACAAATGCACGTAGGACACCTCCGCCCCATGGTCATAGGCGAAGCCGTCAAACGCCTGCTGAAATTCTGCGGCGCGGATATCATTACCGACAACCACGTCGGCGACTGGGGCACAAACTTCGGCATTCTCATCTACGGAATCAAGACAAACAACTACAAGCTCGACGCCGCCAACGAAAACTCGCTCGAAGAGCTTGAACATATGTACAAGCTTGGCAGCGCGCTCGTGAAGGAGTCGAAGGAAGCCGCCGACGCCGCGAGGGAAGAGCTTGTGAAGCTTCAAAACGGAGACCCCGAAAACGTCGCCCTTTGGAACGAAATCAACAAGGTGAGCGTCGTGGCGTTCGACAGAATGTACAAGCGCATGGGGCTTACAATCGACATCACCCTCGGAGAATCCTTCTACCGCGACAAGGTCGGCAGAATCTACAAAGAGCTGACCGAAACTGGAATCGCCGAGGAAGACCAGGGCGCGCTCGTCGTGTTCCTGCGCGACCACGACAGATTCAAAACCCAGCCCTTCATTATCCGCAAAAGCGACGGCGCGTCGAACTACGCGTCGACAGACTTGGCGACGCTTCTTTACAGAGTGGAGCACTTCGGCGCGGAGGAAGTTGTCTACGTTACCGACGGCAGACAGCAGGACCACTTCCAGCAGCTCTTCCTCACCGCCAAGAAATGGTTCGGCGCAAAGGGATACAAACTGCCCGACCTGCGCCACGTCTGGTTCGGCACGATTTTGGGAAGCGACGGCAAGGCAATCAAAACAAAGAGCGGCGAGCCTATCCGCCTGCGCGCGCTTTTGGACGAATCGGTCGCGAGGGCAAAGTCGATTGTGAAGGAGAAAAATCCCGACATCGACGAAGCCGAAGCCGACAAAATCGCCGAAACCGTTGGGGTCGCCGCGCTCCGCTACGCCGACCTCGTGCAAAACAGAACAAGCGACTACGTTTTCTCGTGGGACAAACTTCTGGCGTTCGAGGGCAACACAGCTCCCTACCTGCTCTACGCAGTGGCGCGAATGCACTCCATTTTCCGCAAGGTGGGAGTGTCGCCCGACGCCGATTTCGAAAAGGACGCCTCCCCGCTCGAAACCGAGCAGGAAATCGCCCTCGCCCGCAAAATGCTGGCGCTGCCCGCGGTGTTCGAGCAAACGCTCTCCGAACTGCGCCCGCATTACCTCTGCATTTACCTCTACGAACTTGCGGGCGTATTCTCGGCGTTCTACAACGCGAACAAGGTTATTGTGGACGACAAGCCCACGATGGCAAAACGCCTCGTGCTCTGTTCGCGAACTCTCGGAATCCTCGAAGCGGGGCTGCGACTTCTGGGCATAGAACCTCTCGAAAAAATGTAA
- a CDS encoding HAD-IA family hydrolase, producing the protein MGKRFDFYKDRVDCFAGIRELLGELKLRGCRAGIVTSKSRREYDDDFLPLGIGRHFGVSVCVGDTPRPKPFPDPLLTYLKLSGASADEIAFIGDTKYDAACARVAGVKFALAEWGRPNAGEIEADFRFKHPSDVLSIAR; encoded by the coding sequence GTGGGAAAACGCTTCGACTTCTACAAAGACCGCGTTGACTGCTTTGCGGGCATTCGCGAGCTTCTCGGCGAATTGAAGCTGCGCGGGTGCAGGGCGGGAATCGTAACGTCGAAGTCGCGCCGCGAGTATGACGACGACTTTCTTCCGCTCGGAATCGGCAGGCATTTCGGCGTGTCCGTTTGCGTCGGCGACACTCCCCGCCCGAAGCCCTTTCCCGACCCGCTCCTGACCTACTTGAAGCTAAGCGGCGCGTCGGCAGACGAAATCGCGTTCATCGGCGACACAAAATACGACGCCGCGTGCGCCCGTGTCGCGGGCGTGAAATTCGCCCTCGCGGAGTGGGGTCGCCCTAACGCGGGTGAAATAGAGGCGGATTTCAGATTCAAACACCCGTCGGACGTTCTTTCGATAGCGCGTTAG
- a CDS encoding helical backbone metal receptor has protein sequence MLRRAFLFTAAAFCACSACLGYAVRDARGVEFEFSGPPRAATIVPAITQNIFAAGAGKYLVANSRYCDYPEEAKGKIKLGGYIDPDYEKILSVKPEIFLLPTTADSRVERRLSKLGIKCFVLNGEGLENISADLRLLGRLFGTSETAEKVADSFDMLLKSGSPAGRGRRAMFMFDKMAAGKGSFAGGLLAACGLENCADKTGRPWAEVGREFVLAARPDILFVECGGEDSRAGLEKFYKTDPVWRTTPAVKNGMLCFVPSSSVLVPSVRLAEALRIMRAFCAATAEK, from the coding sequence ATGCTCCGCCGCGCGTTTCTTTTCACCGCCGCCGCGTTCTGCGCGTGCTCGGCGTGCCTCGGGTACGCCGTGAGGGACGCAAGGGGAGTCGAGTTCGAATTCTCCGGCCCGCCCCGCGCGGCGACTATTGTTCCCGCAATAACGCAAAACATTTTCGCGGCGGGCGCGGGCAAATACCTTGTCGCAAACTCGCGCTACTGCGACTATCCCGAAGAGGCAAAGGGCAAAATAAAACTCGGCGGGTATATCGACCCCGACTACGAGAAAATCCTGAGCGTAAAGCCCGAAATTTTCTTGCTCCCCACGACCGCCGATTCGCGCGTGGAGCGCAGGCTCTCTAAGCTCGGCATAAAATGCTTCGTTCTGAACGGCGAGGGGCTGGAAAACATTTCCGCCGATCTCCGTTTGCTCGGCAGGCTTTTCGGGACATCGGAGACCGCGGAGAAAGTGGCCGACTCTTTCGACATGCTGTTGAAGTCGGGCTCTCCCGCGGGGAGGGGGCGTCGCGCGATGTTCATGTTCGACAAAATGGCGGCGGGCAAAGGCTCGTTCGCCGGCGGGCTGCTTGCCGCCTGCGGGCTTGAAAACTGCGCCGACAAAACGGGGCGTCCGTGGGCGGAGGTCGGGCGCGAATTCGTGCTGGCGGCGCGCCCCGATATTCTGTTTGTCGAATGCGGCGGCGAAGACTCCCGCGCGGGGCTCGAAAAATTCTACAAGACCGACCCCGTGTGGCGCACGACTCCCGCCGTCAAAAACGGCATGCTCTGCTTTGTGCCGAGTTCGAGCGTGCTTGTACCGTCGGTTCGACTTGCCGAAGCGCTGCGCATAATGAGGGCGTTTTGCGCGGCAACCGCCGAAAAGTAG
- a CDS encoding MFS transporter: protein MKNKSTLLFAPVLAAFFVMGYVDLIGISSNYIKADFGLSDTSANMLGAMLFVWFLVLSLPTGMLMNRLGRRKTVALSVAATTVAMLAPMLDYSFPSMLFSFALLGIGNTMLQVSVNPLVADIVPPERLASGITLGQFVKSIASFALPAAVIWSAKNFGEWRAAYPVFAAVSLVPAVWLACSKIGESAPAKNSSFGECFGLLKDGAILALFCGILVHVGIDVGVNITAPKILMEKAGLPLSEAGYATSLYFLSKTVAAFAGAVILTKMSPQKFFVASVALMIAASAALFFTDDKTAIFACIALVGVGNANVFSIIFSRALQILPDRKNEISGLMVMGIAGGGIFPLVMGAASDATGSQTGAVAVLLLCMAYLAFLACSKNGVKM, encoded by the coding sequence ATGAAAAACAAAAGCACTCTATTATTTGCGCCCGTTTTGGCGGCATTTTTCGTCATGGGCTATGTGGATTTAATCGGCATTTCGTCGAACTACATTAAGGCCGACTTCGGGCTGTCTGACACGTCGGCGAACATGCTGGGGGCAATGCTGTTCGTCTGGTTTCTGGTGCTGTCGCTGCCCACGGGCATGCTCATGAACAGGCTCGGACGCCGCAAGACTGTCGCGCTGAGCGTCGCGGCGACGACCGTCGCAATGCTCGCGCCCATGCTCGACTACTCATTCCCGTCGATGCTCTTTTCGTTCGCGCTGCTCGGAATCGGCAACACAATGTTGCAGGTTTCGGTGAACCCGCTCGTCGCCGACATCGTGCCGCCGGAAAGGCTTGCAAGCGGAATAACGCTCGGGCAGTTCGTCAAGAGCATAGCGTCGTTCGCGCTGCCCGCGGCGGTGATTTGGAGCGCAAAAAATTTCGGCGAATGGCGGGCGGCCTACCCCGTTTTCGCGGCGGTGTCGCTCGTGCCGGCGGTCTGGCTTGCGTGCTCGAAAATCGGGGAAAGCGCGCCCGCGAAAAACTCGTCGTTCGGCGAATGCTTCGGACTCCTCAAAGACGGCGCAATTCTCGCGCTTTTCTGCGGGATACTCGTGCATGTGGGAATCGACGTGGGCGTCAACATCACCGCCCCGAAAATCCTCATGGAAAAGGCGGGGCTTCCGCTTTCGGAGGCGGGCTACGCAACAAGCCTGTACTTTTTAAGCAAGACCGTGGCGGCGTTCGCGGGAGCGGTGATTTTGACGAAAATGTCGCCGCAAAAATTCTTCGTGGCAAGCGTCGCGCTGATGATTGCCGCAAGTGCCGCTCTGTTTTTTACCGACGACAAAACAGCGATTTTTGCGTGCATCGCGCTTGTGGGCGTCGGCAACGCAAACGTGTTTTCAATTATATTCTCCCGCGCTCTGCAAATTCTGCCCGACAGGAAGAACGAAATTTCGGGGCTGATGGTCATGGGGATTGCGGGCGGCGGAATTTTCCCGCTCGTCATGGGCGCGGCGTCCGACGCGACAGGCTCGCAGACGGGGGCTGTCGCGGTGCTTCTGCTATGCATGGCGTACCTCGCGTTCCTTGCGTGCTCTAAAAACGGCGTAAAAATGTAA